The Oncorhynchus tshawytscha isolate Ot180627B linkage group LG12, Otsh_v2.0, whole genome shotgun sequence genome includes a window with the following:
- the LOC112235722 gene encoding sorbitol dehydrogenase-like isoform X2 codes for MHSVGICGSDVHFWQNGRIGDYVVKKPMVLGHEASGRVVKVGSAVKNLKEGDRVAVEPGVPREIDEFFKSGKYNLSPTIFFCATPPDDGNLCRFYKHSANFCYKLPDNVTYEEGALIEPLSVAIHACRRAGVTLGSSVLICGAGPIGLVCLLVAKAMGASQVVITDLSADRLVMAKELGADFPLTVKREDGPEELAKRVEGLLGAQPHITIECTGVESSVQTAIYATRPGGVVVLVGLGAAMTTVPLLNAALREVDIRGVFRYCNTWPIAIAMLASKKVNVAPLVTHRFPLEQAVQAFETTRQGQGVKIMLKCDKTDQNP; via the exons ATGCATTCGGTTGGGATCTGTGGGTCCGATGTGCACTTCTGGCAAAATGGACGCATAGGTGACTATGTGGTAAAAAAGCCCATGGTGCTGGGGCATGAGGCCTCTGGTCGGGTGGTGAAGGTGGGCTCAGCAGTGAAGAACCTCAAAGAAG GTGATAGAGTCGCTGTAGAGCCAGGTGTCCCTCGCGAGATAGATGAGTTCTTCAAATCAGGAAAATACAATCTTTCTCCCACTATCTTCTTCTGTGCCACACCCCCTGATGATGGGAATTTGTGCAGATTTTACAAACACAGCGCCAACTTCTGTTACAA GTTGCCTGACAATGTGACATATGAGGAGGGGGCCCTGATTGAGCCCCTGTCTGTGGCTATTCATGCCTGCCGCAGAGCTGGAGTGACCCTGGGCAGCAGTGTACTGATCTGTGGGGCAG GACCAATTGGGCTGGTCTGTCTGCTGGTGGCCAAGGCTATGGGTGCCTCACAGGTGGTCATAACTG ACCTGTCAGCAGATCGCCTGGTCATGGCCAAGGAGCTGGGAGCAGACTTCCCTCTGACTGTGAAGAGAGAGGATGGGCCTGAGGAGCTGGCTAAGAGAGTTGAAGGACTGCTGGGAGCACAGCCTCATATCACCATTGAGTGCACCGGTGTGGAGAGCAGTGTCCAGACTGCCATTTAT GCTACACGTCCTGGAGGAGTGGTGGTTCTAGTGGGGTTGGGTGCAGCGATGACCACTGTCCCACTGCTTAATGCTGCTCTCAGAGAGGTGGACATCAGAGGGGTCTTCCGCTACTGCAACAC CTGGCCAATAGCTATAGCGATGCTGGCCTCTAAGAAGGTGAACGTGGCGCCCCTGGTGACCCACCGGTTCCCCCTAGAGCAGGCTGTGCAGGCCTTTGAGACCACACGCCAGGGACAAGGGGTCAAGATCATGCTCAAGTGTGACAAGACTGACCAGAACCCCTGA
- the LOC112235722 gene encoding sorbitol dehydrogenase-like isoform X1, producing the protein MEKENLSVVLHSQGDLRLEQRPIPEPGPNEVLLQMHSVGICGSDVHFWQNGRIGDYVVKKPMVLGHEASGRVVKVGSAVKNLKEGDRVAVEPGVPREIDEFFKSGKYNLSPTIFFCATPPDDGNLCRFYKHSANFCYKLPDNVTYEEGALIEPLSVAIHACRRAGVTLGSSVLICGAGPIGLVCLLVAKAMGASQVVITDLSADRLVMAKELGADFPLTVKREDGPEELAKRVEGLLGAQPHITIECTGVESSVQTAIYATRPGGVVVLVGLGAAMTTVPLLNAALREVDIRGVFRYCNTWPIAIAMLASKKVNVAPLVTHRFPLEQAVQAFETTRQGQGVKIMLKCDKTDQNP; encoded by the exons ATGGAAAAAGAAAACCTATCCGTGGTGTTGCATTCCCAGGGCGACCTCAGACTG GAACAACGACCCATCCCGGAACCAGGTCCAAATG AGGTGTTGCTTCAGATGCATTCGGTTGGGATCTGTGGGTCCGATGTGCACTTCTGGCAAAATGGACGCATAGGTGACTATGTGGTAAAAAAGCCCATGGTGCTGGGGCATGAGGCCTCTGGTCGGGTGGTGAAGGTGGGCTCAGCAGTGAAGAACCTCAAAGAAG GTGATAGAGTCGCTGTAGAGCCAGGTGTCCCTCGCGAGATAGATGAGTTCTTCAAATCAGGAAAATACAATCTTTCTCCCACTATCTTCTTCTGTGCCACACCCCCTGATGATGGGAATTTGTGCAGATTTTACAAACACAGCGCCAACTTCTGTTACAA GTTGCCTGACAATGTGACATATGAGGAGGGGGCCCTGATTGAGCCCCTGTCTGTGGCTATTCATGCCTGCCGCAGAGCTGGAGTGACCCTGGGCAGCAGTGTACTGATCTGTGGGGCAG GACCAATTGGGCTGGTCTGTCTGCTGGTGGCCAAGGCTATGGGTGCCTCACAGGTGGTCATAACTG ACCTGTCAGCAGATCGCCTGGTCATGGCCAAGGAGCTGGGAGCAGACTTCCCTCTGACTGTGAAGAGAGAGGATGGGCCTGAGGAGCTGGCTAAGAGAGTTGAAGGACTGCTGGGAGCACAGCCTCATATCACCATTGAGTGCACCGGTGTGGAGAGCAGTGTCCAGACTGCCATTTAT GCTACACGTCCTGGAGGAGTGGTGGTTCTAGTGGGGTTGGGTGCAGCGATGACCACTGTCCCACTGCTTAATGCTGCTCTCAGAGAGGTGGACATCAGAGGGGTCTTCCGCTACTGCAACAC CTGGCCAATAGCTATAGCGATGCTGGCCTCTAAGAAGGTGAACGTGGCGCCCCTGGTGACCCACCGGTTCCCCCTAGAGCAGGCTGTGCAGGCCTTTGAGACCACACGCCAGGGACAAGGGGTCAAGATCATGCTCAAGTGTGACAAGACTGACCAGAACCCCTGA